A window from Argopecten irradians isolate NY chromosome 3, Ai_NY, whole genome shotgun sequence encodes these proteins:
- the LOC138318003 gene encoding uridine diphosphate glucose pyrophosphatase NUDT14-like, producing the protein MEDITDVKIVPCEKSGFIKPLRMLFKQNGREKIWDAMEVHDSVVILIFNKTRNVFVFVKQFRPAVYLSSSKITEENGSKLIKTSENPPSLGVTYELCAGIVDKDIGNQRIAQAEVMEECGYQVPLESIEPVTSYRSGVGTTGALQNLYYAEVTDQMKVGAGGGVAEEGELIDVVEIPLSKGKAFITDQAYIKPVAMMYALMWFFDVKAKHYIDGNKL; encoded by the exons ATGGAAGATATAACAGACGTGAAAATTGTACCATGTGAGAAGTCAGGGTTTATTAAACCATTGCGAATGCTTTTCAAACAG aaTGGAAGAGAAAAGATATGGGACGCCATGGAGGTACATGATAG TGTTGTAATCCTTATCTTTAACAAGACCagaaatgtgtttgtttttgtcaaaCAGTTTCGTCCAG CTGTGTATCTGAGCAGTTCCAAAATAACAGAAGAAAATGGAAGTAAATTGATAAAAACGAGTGAAAACCCTCCCTCATTGGGTGTAACCTATGAACTTTGTGCTGGAATAGTAGACAAGGATATTGGTAACCAGAGAATAGCACAAGCCGAGGTGATGGAAGAATGTGGTTACCAGGTACCATTAGAGAGCATAGAACCGGTCACttcatacag GAGTGGTGTGGGTACAACAGGGGCGCTACAGAATCTGTACTACGCTGAAGTTACGGACCAGATGAAGGTGGGGGCGGGAGGGGGTGTGGCAGAGGAGGGTGAACTTATAGACGTGGTAGAGATTCCCCTGTCTAAGGGGAAGGCCTTCATCACGGACCAGGCCTACATTAAACCTGTAGCCATGATGTATGCACTTATGTGGTTCTTTGATGTAAAAGCGAAACATTATATAGATGGAAATAAACTATGA
- the LOC138319594 gene encoding uncharacterized protein gives MIRKTFNTDDFVIRKTSNTDDFVIRKTSNTDDCVIRKTSNTDDCVISKTFNTDDCVIRKTSNVDDFVTRKTSNTDDCVTRKTFNTDDFVIRKTSNTDYFVIRKTSNTDDCVIRKTSNTDDCVIRKTSNTDDCVIRKTSNTDDCVIRKTSNTEDCVIRKTSITNDFVMRKTSITNDFVIRKTSTTNDCMIRKTSNTDDFVTRKTSNTNDFVIRKTSNTDDCILYIRKTSNTDDFVIRKTSNTDDCVIRKTSNTDDCVIRKTSNTDDCVIRKTSNTD, from the exons ATGATTAGGAAAACATTCAATACTGACGACTTTGTGATCAGGAAAACATCCAATACTGACGACTTTGTAATCAGAAAAACATCTAATACTGACGACTGTGTGATCAGGAAAACTTCCAATACTGACGACTGTGTGATCAGTAAAACATTCAATACTGACGACTGTGTGATCAGGAAAACATCCAATGTTGACGACTTTGTGACCAGGAAAACATCCAATACTGACGACTGTGTGACCAGGAAAACTTTCAATACTGACGACTTTGTGATCAGGAAAACATCCAATACTGACTACTTTGTAATCAGAAAAACATCTAATACTGACGACTGTGTGATCAGGAAAACTTCCAATACTGACGACTGTGTGATCAGAAAAACATCCAATACTGACGACTGTGTGATCAGGAAAACATCCAATACTGACGACTGTGTGAtcag GAAAACATCCAATACTGAAGACTGTGTGATCAGGAAAACATCCATTACTAACGACTTTGTGATGAGGAAAACATCCATTACTAACGACTTTGTGATCAGGAAAACATCCACAACTAACGACTGTATGATTAGGAAAACATCCAATACTGACGACTTTGTGACCAGGAAAACATCCAATACTAACGACTTTGTGATCAGGAAAACATCCAATACTGacgactgtatactgtatatcag GAAAACATCCAATACTGACGACTTTGTGATCAGGAAAACATCCAATACTGACGACTGTGTGATCAGGAAAACATCCAATACTGACGACTGTGTGATCAGGAAAACATCCAATACTGACGACTGTGTGATCAGGAAAACATCCAATACTGACTGA